From one Streptomyces sp. CA-210063 genomic stretch:
- a CDS encoding SAM-dependent methyltransferase, whose product MLVPLYEAVYRRLDVGTGTRLLGLGCGSGLALLMAASRGAAVTGVDASSPERMALARERLLPEARGMHARAGTRVVDGTPRDAVRAPGDPLYNLVTAFEPIGCLAGDSEGLGELLASATPLAERGTPVVLAGWGPPERCTTSAVLRVATKLADPLRSAGSWRPALRDDLEEVAQRAGLKPDGSGRVACPFGYANVDNAVRGLLSTGLFDAALRATDQAQVDKELTEALHPHRRRDGTVWMPNVFRYLIARTP is encoded by the coding sequence ATGCTGGTACCGCTGTACGAGGCCGTCTACCGGCGGCTCGACGTCGGCACCGGTACGCGACTGCTGGGCCTCGGCTGCGGGTCGGGCCTCGCGCTGCTGATGGCGGCGTCGCGGGGCGCCGCGGTCACCGGCGTCGACGCGTCGTCGCCCGAGAGAATGGCTCTCGCGCGGGAGCGTCTGCTGCCGGAGGCCAGGGGCATGCACGCGCGCGCCGGCACCCGGGTCGTGGACGGCACTCCAAGGGACGCGGTCCGCGCCCCCGGCGACCCGCTGTACAACCTGGTGACGGCCTTCGAGCCGATCGGCTGTCTGGCCGGTGACTCCGAGGGCCTCGGCGAACTGCTCGCCTCGGCGACCCCGCTGGCGGAACGCGGCACCCCCGTGGTCCTCGCCGGCTGGGGCCCGCCGGAGCGCTGCACCACGTCCGCCGTGCTCCGCGTGGCCACGAAACTCGCCGATCCCCTGCGCAGTGCGGGCAGTTGGCGCCCGGCTCTGCGGGACGACCTGGAGGAGGTCGCCCAGCGGGCCGGCCTGAAACCGGACGGTTCCGGACGCGTGGCCTGCCCCTTCGGGTACGCCAACGTGGACAACGCGGTACGGGGGCTGCTGTCCACCGGCCTGTTCGACGCGGCGCTCAGGGCCACCGACCAGGCGCAGGTGGACAAGGAACTGACCGAGGCCCTGCACCCGCACCGCCGCCGGGACGGCACGGTGTGGATGCCGAACGTGTTCCGCTACCTGATCGCGCGGACGCCCTGA
- a CDS encoding [protein-PII] uridylyltransferase gives MTSTDVRTDAEDSGPSGYAAARLRLLQEGAQSGPPRRSALAELTDDWLAGLFGAGASELRGASLVAVGGYGRGELSPRSDLDLLLLHDGSDEEAVAALADRIWYPVWDLGLALDHSVRTPAEARKTAGEDLKVQLGLLDARHIAGDLGLTAGLRTAVLADWRNQAPKRLPELQELCAERAERQGELQYLLEPDLKEARGGLRDGTALRAVAASWLADAPREGLADARRRLLDVRDALHLTTGRATDRLALQEQDQVAAELGLLDADTLLRQVYEAARVISYASDVTWREVGRVLRSRAVRPRLRAMLGGGKPAPERSPLAEGVVEQDGEVVLARAARPERDPVLPLRAAAAAAQAGLPLSLHAVRRLAAAARPLPTPWPAEAREQLVTLLGSGRPTVDVWEALEAEGLITQLLPDWERVRCRPQRNAVHIWTVDRHLIETAVRASELTRRVHRPDLLLVAALLHDIGKGWPGDHSVAGEIIAKDVAARIGFDREDVAVLSTLVRHHLLLVDTATRRDLEDPATVRSVAEAVGSPGTLELLHALTESDALATGPAAWSSWRASLVSELVQRVDALFAGDAPQEPEPGETSAEQERLAIEAFRTGGPVLSLRAQTEAAAEEKDEKADPEPLGVELLIAVPDQPGVLPTVAGVLAMHRLTVRTAELRALDLPDGVEGSVLLLNWRVAAEYGSLPQAARLRADLVRALDGSLDIAGRLAERDAAYPRRRGVVAPPPRVTVAPAASRHATVIEVRAQDAPGLLHRIGRALEDANVRVRSAHVSTLGANAVDAFYVTGPKGAPLPGDEAASLARKLEETLRG, from the coding sequence GTGACGAGTACGGACGTACGTACGGATGCAGAGGACTCGGGACCCAGCGGCTACGCGGCGGCCCGGCTGCGCCTCCTCCAGGAGGGGGCGCAGTCCGGGCCGCCGCGCCGTTCGGCCCTGGCCGAGCTGACCGACGACTGGCTCGCGGGACTTTTCGGCGCGGGCGCCTCCGAACTGCGCGGGGCCTCGCTGGTCGCCGTCGGGGGATACGGGCGCGGCGAGCTCTCGCCCCGCAGCGACCTCGATCTGCTGCTCCTGCACGACGGGTCCGACGAGGAGGCGGTGGCCGCGCTGGCCGACCGCATCTGGTACCCGGTCTGGGATCTGGGGCTGGCCCTCGACCACTCGGTCCGCACCCCCGCCGAGGCCCGCAAGACCGCCGGCGAGGACCTCAAGGTGCAGCTGGGGCTGCTGGACGCCCGGCACATCGCCGGTGATCTGGGACTGACCGCCGGACTGCGCACCGCCGTCCTCGCCGACTGGCGCAACCAGGCCCCCAAACGCCTCCCGGAACTCCAGGAGCTGTGCGCCGAGCGGGCCGAGCGGCAGGGGGAGCTGCAGTACCTGCTGGAACCCGACCTCAAGGAGGCGCGGGGCGGGCTGCGCGATGGCACGGCTCTCCGGGCCGTCGCCGCCTCCTGGCTGGCCGACGCCCCGCGTGAGGGGCTCGCGGACGCACGCCGCCGGCTCCTCGACGTACGGGACGCACTGCATCTCACCACCGGGCGCGCGACCGACCGGCTCGCGCTCCAGGAACAGGACCAGGTCGCCGCCGAGCTGGGGCTGCTGGACGCCGACACGCTGCTGCGCCAGGTGTACGAAGCGGCGCGCGTGATCTCGTACGCCAGTGATGTGACCTGGCGTGAAGTGGGGCGCGTGCTGCGTTCGCGCGCCGTGCGGCCTCGGTTGCGCGCCATGCTCGGTGGCGGGAAGCCGGCTCCCGAGCGGTCCCCGCTGGCGGAGGGCGTGGTCGAGCAGGACGGAGAGGTCGTGCTCGCGCGCGCCGCCCGCCCCGAGCGGGATCCGGTGCTGCCGCTGCGCGCCGCCGCCGCTGCCGCCCAGGCCGGACTGCCGCTCTCCCTGCACGCCGTACGGCGGCTGGCGGCCGCCGCCCGGCCACTGCCGACGCCCTGGCCCGCCGAGGCGCGCGAGCAGCTCGTGACCCTGCTGGGTTCCGGGCGCCCGACCGTCGACGTCTGGGAGGCGCTGGAGGCCGAGGGCCTCATCACGCAGTTGCTGCCGGACTGGGAGCGGGTCCGCTGCCGGCCGCAGCGCAACGCCGTGCACATCTGGACCGTCGACCGGCATCTCATCGAGACCGCCGTCCGGGCCTCCGAACTGACCCGCCGGGTCCACCGGCCCGACCTCCTGCTCGTCGCCGCGCTGCTGCACGACATCGGCAAGGGCTGGCCCGGCGACCACTCCGTCGCCGGCGAGATCATCGCCAAGGACGTGGCCGCCAGGATCGGCTTCGACCGCGAGGACGTGGCGGTCCTCTCCACCCTGGTACGGCATCATCTGCTGCTGGTCGACACGGCCACCCGGCGTGATCTGGAGGACCCGGCCACCGTCCGGTCCGTGGCCGAGGCCGTCGGATCGCCGGGCACGCTCGAACTGCTGCACGCGCTGACCGAGTCGGACGCGCTGGCCACCGGGCCCGCCGCCTGGTCGTCGTGGCGTGCCTCGCTCGTGTCCGAGCTGGTCCAGCGAGTGGACGCGCTGTTCGCCGGGGACGCCCCGCAGGAGCCGGAGCCCGGCGAGACCAGCGCCGAGCAGGAGCGGCTCGCCATCGAGGCGTTCCGCACGGGCGGGCCCGTGCTGTCGCTGCGCGCGCAGACCGAGGCCGCCGCCGAGGAGAAGGACGAGAAGGCCGACCCGGAACCCCTGGGTGTGGAACTCCTCATCGCCGTCCCCGACCAGCCGGGCGTCCTGCCCACGGTCGCCGGCGTCCTCGCCATGCACCGGCTCACCGTGCGCACGGCAGAACTCCGGGCGCTCGACCTGCCGGACGGCGTCGAGGGCTCCGTACTGCTCCTGAACTGGCGGGTGGCCGCCGAGTACGGCTCGCTGCCCCAGGCCGCCCGGCTCCGCGCCGACCTCGTCAGAGCGCTGGACGGCTCGCTGGACATCGCCGGGCGGCTGGCCGAGCGCGACGCCGCCTACCCCCGGCGGCGCGGTGTCGTCGCGCCCCCGCCGCGCGTCACGGTGGCCCCGGCCGCCTCCCGGCACGCCACGGTCATCGAGGTGCGCGCCCAGGACGCCCCGGGCCTGCTGCACCGGATCGGGCGCGCCCTGGAGGACGCGAACGTACGGGTGCGCAGCGCGCACGTCAGCACGCTGGGCGCCAACGCCGTGGACGCCTTCTACGTGACCGGGCCGAAGGGCGCACCGCTTCCGGGCGACGAGGCGGCGTCCCTGGCGCGGAAGCTGGAGGAGACCCTGCGCGGCTGA
- the nsdA gene encoding transcriptional repressor NsdA, with protein MGGNGGSGTNAEKRPNELLGSWFVRSGWSKGELARQVNRRARQLGANHISTDTSRVRRWLDGENPREPIPRILSELFSERFGCVVAVEDLGLRAAHQSPSVSGVDLPWTGPQTVALISEFSRSDLMLARRGFLGSSLALSAGPALIEPMQRWLVPSPPAPRPEPEPSPAARRAGRLSKPELDLLESTTVMFRQWDAQCGGGLRRKAVVGQLHEVTDLLQEPQPEATTRRLFKVAAELAELAGWMSYDIGLQPTAQKYFVLALHAAKEAGDKPLGSYVLSSMSRQMIHLGRPDDALELIHLAQYGSRDCASPRTQSMLYAMEARAYANMGQPGKCKRAVRMAEDVFADAEEWDDPDPDWIRFFNEAELHGENSHSYRDLAYVAGRSPTYASLAEPVMRRAVELFSTDTEHQRSYALNLIGMATVHLLQREPEQGAAMAKQAMDVAGKVRSERVNTRIRKTVDTAVRDFGDLAEVVDLTDQLAVHLPETAAAV; from the coding sequence GTGGGCGGCAACGGCGGAAGCGGCACGAACGCTGAGAAGCGCCCGAACGAACTGCTGGGCTCGTGGTTCGTCCGCAGCGGCTGGTCCAAGGGCGAGCTCGCCCGGCAGGTGAACCGCCGGGCCCGACAGCTCGGGGCCAATCACATCTCCACCGACACCTCGCGCGTACGCCGCTGGCTCGACGGGGAGAACCCGCGCGAGCCGATCCCCCGGATCCTGTCCGAGCTGTTCTCCGAGCGGTTCGGCTGTGTCGTCGCCGTGGAGGACCTGGGGTTGCGCGCCGCCCACCAGTCCCCGTCCGTGTCCGGTGTCGACCTGCCCTGGACGGGCCCGCAGACCGTGGCGCTGATCAGCGAGTTCTCGCGCAGCGACCTGATGCTGGCGCGGCGCGGCTTCCTCGGGAGCTCGCTCGCCCTGTCCGCGGGCCCGGCCCTCATCGAGCCGATGCAGCGCTGGCTCGTCCCCTCGCCCCCCGCCCCGCGCCCGGAGCCCGAGCCGTCGCCCGCCGCACGCCGGGCCGGCCGCCTCTCCAAACCGGAGCTGGACCTCCTCGAATCCACCACGGTGATGTTCAGGCAGTGGGACGCCCAGTGCGGCGGCGGTCTGCGCCGCAAGGCGGTCGTCGGCCAGCTGCACGAGGTGACCGACCTGCTCCAGGAGCCCCAGCCCGAGGCCACCACCCGGCGGTTGTTCAAGGTCGCCGCCGAGCTGGCAGAGCTGGCCGGCTGGATGAGCTACGACATCGGCCTCCAGCCCACCGCCCAGAAGTACTTCGTCCTCGCCCTGCACGCGGCCAAGGAGGCGGGCGACAAGCCCCTCGGCTCGTACGTCCTGTCCAGCATGAGCCGTCAGATGATCCACCTCGGCCGGCCCGACGACGCCCTCGAACTGATCCATCTCGCCCAGTACGGCAGCCGTGACTGCGCGAGCCCGCGCACCCAGTCGATGCTGTATGCGATGGAGGCCCGCGCCTACGCCAACATGGGCCAGCCCGGAAAGTGCAAACGGGCCGTGCGGATGGCCGAGGACGTCTTCGCCGACGCCGAGGAATGGGACGACCCGGACCCCGACTGGATCCGCTTCTTCAACGAGGCCGAGCTGCACGGCGAGAACTCCCACTCCTACCGCGACCTCGCCTATGTCGCCGGCCGCAGCCCCACCTACGCCTCCCTCGCCGAACCCGTGATGCGCCGGGCCGTCGAGCTCTTCTCCACGGACACCGAACACCAGCGGTCGTACGCGCTGAACCTCATCGGCATGGCCACGGTGCATCTGCTCCAGCGTGAGCCGGAGCAGGGGGCGGCCATGGCCAAGCAGGCCATGGATGTCGCGGGCAAGGTCCGCTCCGAGCGGGTCAACACCCGGATCCGCAAGACCGTCGACACGGCCGTACGCGATTTCGGCGATCTGGCTGAGGTCGTCGACCTCACCGACCAGCTCGCCGTCCACCTTCCCGAGACCGCCGCAGCGGTCTGA
- the ffh gene encoding signal recognition particle protein: protein MFDTLSDRLSATFKNLRGKGRLSEADIDATAREIRIALLEADVALPVVRGFIKNVKERALGAEVSKALNPAQQVLKIVNEELVGILGGETRRLRFAKNPPTVIMLAGLQGAGKTTLAGKLGRWLKEQGHSPLLVACDLQRPNAVNQLSVVAERAGVAVYAPEPGNGVGDPVKVAKDSIDFAKSKVHDIVVVDTAGRLGIDQEMMRQAADIRDAVSPDEILFVVDAMIGQDAVNTAESFRDGVGFDGVVLSKLDGDARGGAALSIASVTGKPIMFASNGEKLDDFDAFHPDRMASRILDMGDLLTLIEQAEKTFSQEEAQKMASKLASKKGQDFTLDDFLAQMEQVRKMGSISKLLGMLPGMGQIKDQINNIDERDVDRTAAIIKSMTPGERQEPTIINGSRRARIAKGSGVEVSAVKNLVERFFEARKMMSRMAQGGGMPGMPGMPGMGGGPGRSKKQPKKAKGKQRSGNPMKRKLQEQEEAERRAAGAQGGALGLPGQQGAQDFELPDEFKKFMD from the coding sequence GTGTTCGATACGCTCTCCGATCGCCTCTCAGCGACTTTCAAGAACCTGCGGGGCAAGGGTCGCCTTTCCGAGGCGGACATCGACGCCACGGCACGCGAGATCCGCATCGCGCTCCTGGAAGCGGACGTCGCGCTGCCGGTCGTCCGGGGCTTCATCAAGAACGTCAAGGAGCGCGCGCTCGGCGCCGAGGTCTCCAAGGCGCTGAACCCCGCCCAGCAGGTCCTCAAGATCGTCAACGAGGAGCTGGTCGGGATCCTCGGCGGCGAGACCCGCCGCCTCCGCTTCGCCAAGAACCCGCCGACCGTGATCATGCTCGCCGGTCTGCAGGGTGCCGGTAAGACGACCCTCGCGGGCAAGCTCGGCCGGTGGCTGAAGGAGCAGGGCCACTCGCCGCTCCTCGTCGCCTGTGACCTCCAGCGCCCCAACGCCGTGAACCAGCTCAGTGTCGTCGCCGAGCGCGCCGGTGTGGCGGTCTACGCCCCCGAGCCGGGCAACGGCGTGGGCGACCCGGTCAAGGTCGCCAAGGACTCCATCGACTTCGCCAAGTCGAAGGTCCACGACATCGTGGTCGTCGACACCGCGGGCCGCCTGGGCATCGACCAGGAGATGATGCGGCAGGCCGCCGACATCCGGGACGCGGTCTCCCCGGACGAGATCCTCTTCGTCGTCGACGCCATGATCGGTCAGGACGCCGTCAACACGGCCGAGTCCTTCCGGGACGGCGTCGGCTTCGACGGTGTGGTGCTCTCCAAGCTCGACGGTGACGCCCGCGGTGGTGCCGCCCTGTCGATCGCCTCGGTCACCGGTAAGCCGATCATGTTCGCGTCGAACGGCGAGAAGCTCGACGACTTCGACGCGTTCCACCCGGACCGGATGGCCTCCCGCATCCTCGACATGGGTGACCTGCTCACCCTGATCGAGCAGGCGGAGAAGACCTTCAGCCAGGAAGAGGCCCAGAAGATGGCCTCCAAGCTGGCGTCCAAGAAGGGACAGGACTTCACGCTCGACGACTTCCTGGCCCAGATGGAGCAGGTCAGGAAGATGGGCAGCATCAGCAAGCTGCTCGGCATGCTGCCCGGCATGGGGCAGATCAAGGACCAGATCAACAACATCGACGAGCGCGACGTCGACCGCACGGCCGCGATCATCAAGTCGATGACCCCGGGCGAGCGCCAGGAGCCGACGATCATCAACGGCTCGCGCCGCGCTCGTATCGCCAAGGGTTCCGGTGTCGAGGTCAGCGCGGTGAAGAACCTCGTCGAGCGGTTCTTCGAGGCCCGCAAGATGATGTCCCGCATGGCCCAGGGCGGCGGCATGCCCGGAATGCCGGGCATGCCCGGGATGGGTGGCGGCCCCGGCCGGTCCAAGAAGCAGCCCAAGAAGGCCAAGGGCAAGCAGCGCTCGGGCAACCCGATGAAGCGCAAGCTGCAGGAGCAGGAAGAGGCCGAGCGCAGGGCCGCGGGCGCCCAGGGCGGTGCCCTCGGTCTGCCGGGTCAGCAGGGCGCCCAGGACTTCGAGCTGCCGGACGAGTTCAAGAAGTTCATGGACTGA
- the ftsY gene encoding signal recognition particle-docking protein FtsY yields the protein MELILALVIAVVLLGVLGGLVVGSRKKKSLPPAPPTTPDITAPPAEPHVGDEAETPRDEPRRTIEEVDLPDATATAPVAVEEPPAAPAIEIPEPTAGRLVRLRARLSRSQNALGKGLLTLLSREHLDDDTWEEIEDTLLTADVGVQPTQELVERLRERVRVLGTRTPAELRALLREELLAILVPEFDRAVNTDSPLDTPGIVMVVGVNGTGKTTTTGKLARVLVADGKNVVLGAADTFRAAAADQLQTWGERVGARTVRGPEGGDPASVAFDAVKEGIEEGADAVLIDTAGRLHTKTGLMDELGKVKRVVEKHAPLDEILLVLDATTGQNGLVQARVFAEVVDITGIVLTKLDGTAKGGIVIAVQRELGVPVKLVGLGEGADDLAPFEPEAFVDALIGE from the coding sequence ATGGAACTCATCCTTGCTCTTGTCATCGCCGTGGTCTTGCTCGGCGTGCTGGGCGGGCTCGTCGTCGGCAGCCGCAAGAAGAAGTCGCTGCCCCCGGCACCCCCCACCACTCCGGACATCACCGCGCCCCCGGCCGAGCCGCATGTCGGCGACGAGGCCGAGACGCCGCGCGACGAACCGCGCAGAACGATCGAGGAGGTCGATCTCCCGGACGCCACGGCGACGGCACCCGTCGCCGTCGAGGAGCCGCCGGCCGCCCCCGCGATCGAGATCCCCGAGCCGACCGCCGGCCGTCTCGTACGGCTGCGCGCCCGGCTCTCCCGCTCGCAGAACGCGCTCGGCAAGGGGCTGCTCACGCTGCTCTCGCGCGAGCACCTCGACGACGACACCTGGGAGGAGATCGAGGACACCCTCCTCACCGCCGACGTCGGCGTCCAGCCCACCCAGGAGCTGGTCGAACGCCTGCGCGAGCGTGTGAGGGTGCTCGGCACCCGGACCCCGGCCGAGCTGCGCGCCCTGTTGCGCGAGGAACTGCTCGCGATCCTCGTCCCCGAGTTCGACCGCGCGGTCAACACCGACTCGCCCCTCGACACCCCGGGCATCGTCATGGTCGTCGGCGTCAACGGCACCGGTAAGACCACCACCACCGGCAAGCTCGCCCGCGTCCTCGTCGCCGACGGCAAGAACGTCGTCCTCGGTGCCGCCGACACCTTCCGCGCCGCCGCCGCCGACCAGCTGCAGACCTGGGGCGAGCGGGTCGGTGCCCGTACCGTGCGCGGTCCCGAGGGCGGCGACCCGGCGTCCGTCGCCTTCGACGCCGTCAAGGAGGGCATCGAGGAGGGCGCCGACGCCGTCCTTATCGACACCGCCGGCCGGCTGCACACCAAGACCGGCCTCATGGACGAGCTCGGCAAGGTCAAGCGCGTCGTCGAGAAGCACGCGCCGCTGGACGAGATCCTGCTCGTCCTCGACGCCACCACCGGCCAGAACGGCCTCGTCCAGGCCCGCGTCTTCGCCGAGGTCGTCGACATCACCGGCATCGTCCTCACCAAGCTCGACGGCACCGCCAAGGGCGGCATCGTCATCGCCGTACAGCGTGAGCTGGGCGTCCCCGTCAAGCTCGTCGGCCTGGGAGAGGGCGCGGACGACCTGGCGCCCTTCGAGCCGGAGGCGTTCGTGGATGCGCTTATCGGAGAGTAG
- a CDS encoding LLM class flavin-dependent oxidoreductase, whose translation MPVTVVRFNLVEPGATPASLRARYRAAVEMAAYADEQGISTVQTEEHHGVENNWLPSPFVFAGAVFGATRRIAVTVSAVIGPLHDPLRLAEDIAVLDLVSGGRLVTVAGIGYRPEEYAQFDVDWKGRGKLQDEVVETLLLAWTGEPFAYRGRTVRVTPRPGTEPHPLLLVGGSSKAAARRAARLGLPFFPSAHLPELEAYYKERLVEYGTEGWTMMPAAETPLLHVAEDPDRAWAEYGGHFLHEARTYASWQSAGIRSAVRSGAATVAELRAEGVYRIVTPDECVALGLASYVLHPLAGGMPVEEGWRGLRLFAERVLPRLDG comes from the coding sequence ATGCCCGTCACGGTCGTCCGTTTCAATCTGGTCGAGCCCGGCGCCACTCCCGCCTCGCTCCGGGCCCGCTACCGGGCCGCCGTCGAGATGGCCGCGTACGCCGATGAGCAGGGCATCAGCACCGTGCAGACGGAGGAGCACCACGGGGTCGAGAACAACTGGCTGCCGTCGCCGTTCGTCTTCGCGGGGGCGGTGTTCGGGGCGACGCGCCGGATCGCGGTCACGGTGTCGGCGGTGATCGGGCCGCTGCACGACCCGCTGCGGCTGGCCGAGGACATCGCCGTACTGGACCTGGTGAGCGGCGGGCGGCTGGTGACCGTCGCCGGGATCGGGTACCGGCCGGAGGAGTACGCGCAGTTCGACGTCGACTGGAAGGGCCGCGGAAAACTCCAGGACGAGGTGGTGGAGACGTTGCTCCTGGCGTGGACCGGTGAGCCGTTCGCGTACCGGGGGCGCACGGTCCGGGTCACCCCGCGTCCGGGTACCGAGCCGCATCCGTTGCTGCTGGTCGGCGGCTCGTCGAAGGCCGCGGCCCGCCGGGCGGCGCGCCTCGGGCTCCCCTTCTTCCCGAGCGCGCATCTGCCGGAGCTTGAGGCGTACTACAAGGAGCGGCTCGTCGAGTACGGCACCGAGGGCTGGACCATGATGCCCGCCGCCGAGACCCCGTTGCTGCATGTCGCGGAGGATCCGGACCGGGCGTGGGCCGAGTACGGCGGGCACTTCCTGCACGAGGCGCGGACGTACGCCTCCTGGCAGTCGGCCGGCATACGGTCGGCCGTGCGGTCGGGGGCGGCGACGGTGGCGGAGCTGCGCGCGGAGGGTGTGTACCGGATCGTCACGCCGGACGAGTGCGTGGCACTGGGCCTGGCCAGCTACGTACTGCATCCGCTGGCCGGGGGAATGCCGGTCGAGGAGGGGTGGCGCGGGCTCCGGCTGTTCGCCGAGCGGGTGCTGCCGCGCCTCGACGGCTGA
- a CDS encoding P-II family nitrogen regulator, whose amino-acid sequence MKLITAVVKPHRLDEIKEALQAFGVHGLTVTEASGYGRQRGHTEVYRGAEYTVDLVPKIRIEVLAEDDDAEQLIDVIVKAARTGKIGDGKVWSLPVETAVRVRTGERGPDAL is encoded by the coding sequence ATGAAGCTGATCACCGCGGTCGTCAAGCCGCACCGGCTCGACGAGATCAAGGAAGCCCTGCAGGCCTTCGGGGTGCACGGCCTTACGGTGACCGAGGCCAGTGGGTACGGTCGGCAGCGGGGCCACACGGAGGTGTACCGGGGTGCCGAGTACACGGTGGACCTGGTTCCCAAGATCCGTATCGAGGTGCTCGCCGAGGACGACGACGCCGAACAGTTGATCGACGTCATCGTCAAGGCCGCTCGCACCGGCAAGATCGGTGACGGCAAGGTCTGGTCCCTCCCGGTCGAGACGGCCGTTCGGGTCCGGACCGGCGAGCGCGGCCCGGACGCGCTCTGA
- a CDS encoding bifunctional DNA primase/polymerase — MGFTIGGIRDMRSGTRRRGRSSECTAVAEFTGLWGWDVVPGARTASGACSCGRTTCTAPGAHPLDFAPPVRAGATLDEVTEAWSEFPGASVMLPVGRSFDVIEVAESAGRHALVRLERMGLPVGPVIATPEGRAHFLVAPGAAAELPALLYRMGWDDPSALDLRGLGPGAHVTAPPSDRGGLGPVRWLRSPALDSATRPPAARLLLGTLAYVAHRSRA, encoded by the coding sequence ATGGGCTTCACGATCGGCGGCATTCGGGACATGCGATCCGGCACACGTCGGCGCGGCCGTTCCTCGGAATGCACGGCCGTGGCCGAGTTCACCGGCCTCTGGGGGTGGGACGTCGTCCCCGGCGCGCGGACGGCTTCGGGCGCGTGCTCATGCGGCAGGACCACCTGTACCGCGCCCGGCGCGCACCCCCTCGACTTCGCGCCTCCCGTCCGCGCCGGCGCCACGCTCGACGAGGTGACCGAGGCCTGGTCCGAGTTCCCCGGCGCCTCCGTGATGCTGCCGGTGGGCCGCTCCTTCGACGTCATCGAGGTCGCCGAGTCAGCCGGCCGGCACGCACTCGTCCGCCTGGAGCGCATGGGCCTCCCGGTCGGCCCCGTGATCGCCACCCCCGAGGGCCGCGCCCACTTCCTCGTCGCCCCCGGCGCCGCCGCCGAGCTGCCCGCGCTGCTCTACCGCATGGGCTGGGACGACCCGTCCGCCCTCGACCTGCGCGGCCTCGGCCCCGGCGCCCATGTCACCGCCCCGCCCTCCGACCGCGGCGGCCTCGGCCCGGTCCGCTGGCTCCGCTCCCCCGCCCTCGACTCGGCGACGAGGCCACCCGCCGCGCGTCTGCTGCTGGGAACGCTCGCGTACGTGGCGCACCGCTCGCGGGCATAG
- a CDS encoding ammonium transporter encodes MVMTPGLALFYGGMVRAKSVLNMLMMSFISLGIVSILWVLYGYSLAFSGDQGGFIGNLDAIGLKGIDVTSTVDSFVAGANGEPHKIAAFAFILFQMLFAVITPALMSGALADRVKFGAWMIFVGLWVTLVYFPVAHWVWAPGGWLFEMGVIDFAGGTAVHINAGIGALAAVLVVGKRIGFKKDPMRPHSLPLVMIGTALLWFGWFGFNAGSWLGVDGTTARMAINTQIATAAAVIGWLIYERIRHGAFTTLGACSGAVAGLVAITPSGGHVNAFGAILIGIVAGVLCSWAVSLKYKLGYDDSLDVVGVHLVGGVIGTLLVGFLATDGIGGLEQFGKQATGAFSVMGYTFVVTWIIAFVIQKTIGFRASEEDEVSGVDQALHAETAYDFTSATQSHISSPAGSAAATESKKVEA; translated from the coding sequence ATGGTGATGACGCCGGGCCTGGCGCTCTTCTACGGCGGCATGGTCCGGGCGAAGAGCGTGCTGAACATGCTGATGATGTCCTTCATCTCGCTGGGCATCGTCAGCATCCTGTGGGTGCTGTACGGCTACTCGCTCGCCTTCAGCGGTGACCAGGGCGGCTTCATCGGCAACCTGGACGCGATCGGCCTCAAGGGCATCGACGTCACGAGCACGGTCGACAGCTTCGTCGCGGGCGCCAACGGCGAGCCGCACAAGATCGCCGCGTTCGCCTTCATCCTCTTCCAGATGCTCTTCGCGGTCATCACCCCGGCCCTGATGAGCGGTGCGCTCGCCGACCGCGTCAAGTTCGGCGCCTGGATGATCTTCGTCGGGCTCTGGGTCACCCTGGTGTACTTCCCGGTCGCGCACTGGGTGTGGGCGCCGGGCGGCTGGCTCTTCGAGATGGGCGTCATCGACTTCGCCGGTGGTACCGCGGTCCACATCAACGCGGGTATCGGCGCGCTCGCCGCGGTCCTCGTCGTGGGCAAGCGCATCGGCTTCAAGAAGGACCCGATGCGGCCGCACAGCCTGCCGCTGGTCATGATCGGCACCGCCCTGCTGTGGTTCGGCTGGTTCGGCTTCAACGCCGGTTCCTGGCTCGGTGTCGACGGCACGACCGCCCGCATGGCGATCAACACGCAGATCGCGACCGCCGCGGCCGTCATCGGCTGGCTGATCTACGAGCGCATCCGCCACGGCGCGTTCACCACCCTCGGTGCCTGCTCCGGTGCCGTCGCCGGCCTCGTCGCGATCACCCCGTCGGGCGGTCACGTCAACGCCTTCGGCGCCATCCTGATCGGCATCGTCGCCGGTGTCCTCTGCTCCTGGGCCGTCAGCCTCAAGTACAAGCTCGGCTACGACGACTCCCTCGACGTCGTCGGCGTCCACCTGGTCGGCGGTGTCATCGGCACCCTGCTGGTCGGCTTCCTGGCCACCGACGGGATCGGCGGCCTCGAGCAGTTCGGCAAGCAGGCCACGGGTGCCTTCTCCGTCATGGGCTACACCTTCGTGGTGACCTGGATCATCGCCTTCGTCATCCAGAAGACGATCGGCTTCCGGGCGTCCGAGGAGGACGAGGTCTCCGGTGTCGACCAGGCCCTGCACGCCGAGACGGCCTACGACTTCACCTCGGCGACCCAGTCGCACATCTCCTCCCCGGCGGGCAGCGCCGCTGCCACTGAGAGCAAGAAGGTCGAGGCATGA